A stretch of the Mustela nigripes isolate SB6536 chromosome X, MUSNIG.SB6536, whole genome shotgun sequence genome encodes the following:
- the LAGE3 gene encoding EKC/KEOPS complex subunit LAGE3: MQAAGADAGAGGGAGAADHGPDGHDRRGGRGGPGFPGGAGEAAAAAAGRARPVSRARHVPEPGGDAAATTGRRETRRHGFALCVPFPSCLEAEIACGSLAPDAEPHRKAVEKLLTVSGSVLAVRWRAEDPRLLRISVLNFLDHLSLVMRTMRRFGPPISR, encoded by the exons ATGCAGGCGGCAGGCGCAGACGCAggcgcgggcggcggggcgggcgctGCGGACCACGGCCCGGACGGCCATGACCGTCGCGGTGGCCGGGGCGGCCCCGGCTTTCCCGGCGGCGCGGGCGAggccgctgctgccgccgccggcAGGGCTCGGCCCGTCTCGCGCGCACGGCACGTCCCGGAGCCGGGCGGAGACGCCGCTGCCACGACTGGACGGCGGGAGACCCGAAGACACGGATT TGCCCTCTGCGTCCCTTTTCCATCCTGCTTGGAGGCGGAGATCGCCTGTGGGTCCCTGGCCCCAGATGCCGAGCCCCACAGAAAGGCTGTCGAGAAGCTGCTCACCGTGAGCGGCAGCGTCCTGGCCGT CCGCTGGAGAGCTGAGGATCCTCGCCTCCTGCGAATTTCCGTCCTCAACTTCCTGGACCACCTTTCCCTGGTGATGCGGACCATGCGGCGCTTTGGGCCCCCCATTTCCCGCTAA
- the UBL4A gene encoding ubiquitin-like protein 4A, with protein sequence MQLTVKALQGRECSLQVSEDEPVSTLKHLVSEKLNVPVRQQRLLFKGKALADGKRLSDYSVGPNSKLNLVVKPLEKVLLEESAARRLAEAPPPPAPAWQLVSKVLARHFSAADAARVLDQLQRDYERSLNRLTLDDIERLAGRFLHPEVTEAVEKGFSK encoded by the exons ATGCAGCTGACAGTGAAAGCGCTCCAGGGCCGCGAGTGCAGCCTGCAG GTGTCGGAGGACGAGCCGGTGTCCACGCTGAAACATCTGGTCTCCGAGAAGCTCAACGTCCCCGTGCGCCAGCAGCGGCTGCTATTCAAGGGCAAAGCCCTGGCAG ATGGGAAGAGACTCTCCGACTACAGCGTTGGGCCCAATTCCAAGCTCAACCTAGTGGTCAAACCTCTGGAGAAGGTGTTGCTGGAAGAAAGCGCCGCCCGGAGACTCGCCGAGGCCCCACCCCCGCCGGCCCCCGCCTGGCAGCTCGTCTCCAAAGTCCTGGCCCGCCACTTCAGCGCTGCGGACGCGGCCAGGGTCCTGGATCAGCTCCAGAGG GATTATGAGAGGTCCCTGAACCGCCTGACTCTGGATGACATCGAGCGCCTCGCTGGCCGCTTTCTGCACCCCGAAGTGACTGAAGCTGTGGAGAAGGGGTTCTCCAAATAG